The nucleotide window AATGCTGTGCTGGGGGGTATCGCTTTTCTGGCAGGTAGTTGCGCGTGCGAGGTGATGGCTTCGTTCCGAAAGGCGCTGGACAGACCACCAACGCGACCGTTTTTACCCCTTCCAGTCTCCGCCTCCACTCCCACATTCCGCCCACCCGGGCTACACTCCCCTCCAGCTCCACCCACCCAAGAACAGCGATAGAAAATTGTCATTGCGAATGAAGTGAAGCAATCTCGCATTGTTGTACTGAGATTGCCGCGCACCCTGCGGGTACTCGCAATGACGCAAGGAATCGCGTGGTTGCTAGGTCTAGCGCTGTTCTTGGGATCCATCTGACGCTTGACACTAGGGGCCAGGCTTCTACTGCCTCAAAGCATAACGCCGACTCTCTGCTCTCGCTCAGCGATAGCGGCTCATTTCGGGGTGTTTATAGGTTACCAGAGTGGATGCACGGCTACTCCTCTACTGGTAGACCTTTGACCCTTGTGTGACATCGAGGGGCTCACTCAGCAAGCGGGCGCTGAGGCCGTTCACTGACCAGAATCCGAGAGAGTGATGCATTTGCATCGTAAATTATGTCAATCACCTCATTTACAGGCTGTACTGAGGGTCATAAATTGCCATTGAGAGGTGTTGGGGTGATTATTGAGGAGGTCTTCACCATGAACTTCACGGTAGGGGTCGACACGAAGAGCAAGCAGGGCGTCGGGTCACCGGCTGGCCGACCAGGCGTGTGCCGTCGAGCTTGCGCCCTGCAGGCTGATCGCGAAGCCCGGGCGCCCCCGACGGCCGGGGCAACAACAGACGCGGGATCGCAATAACATTGAGAGTGGCCACCTAAGTTATAGGGAGGGCCATGGAGGGGTGTAAGATGAGTCCTCATCCTAGTACACCTGTCAGCAAGGCGAAGGTCTACAGGACCTTCGCGCAAGCCCTATTAATTAAGAAATATTGGTGGCTTCATGCTTTGATCGTCGGCCTGATCAGCGTCGTCGGCCTCATCGCTCTCGGCGTCTGGACCTACGCGAGCGCTCCCCCGTTGGTAAATTTTGTGGCGGTATCCAATAGTGGAACGGTGGTGATTCCAGAGTGGGAAATCCAGCGTGGGAAGCAAGTGTTTTTCCTGAAGGGCCTGATGACGTATGGCTCCTTCTGGGGAGACGGAGGGGAGCGCGGGCCGGATTACACCGCCGAAGCTCTGCATCATACTTCCGTGTCCATGAGAAAGTACTATTCGGCCGAGATCGTAAAGAGTCGTCCTCTGACCCAAGACGACCTGGGTATGATCGATTCGCGGGTCAAGCGGGAGATTCATACGAATCTCTACGACGAGAAAGCCGGCGTTATTGCCCTTAACGATGCCCAGATTTTTGCGTACCAGGAGTTGATCACCCATTATACGCGGACGTTTACGGATGCCACCTATGAAGAAGCGTTTATGAAGGGAAGGATCGAAAATCATATCAGCAACCCAGCAGACCTCAAGGCACTAGCGTCGTTCTTCTTCTGGGGGGGCTGGGTTTCCGGGGCGAATCGACCGGGTGAGGACTATAGTTATACACACAACTGGCCACCCGATCAGTCCGTCAACAACTACCCGACGTTCCCGACGTATCTCTGGAGCTTTATCTCGATCTTCGTGCTGTTCGCGGGTACCATGTTGGTCCTATACATCTACGGGGAAATGAAGACCCTGCCTGGCGAGCCGTTCAATGGGCGGGATTGGTCGCTGACCACGGTTGACCTTGAAAACAAGGGTGACGCCTATGTTCGTCCCACCCAGCGTGCTACGTATAAGTTCTTTGCCTTTGCCGTGATCCTATTCCTGGTCCAGATCCTGGCAGGTATCCTGAGCGCAGAGGATTTCGTCGGTGGGGGACCGGGTAGCTTCCTGGCGACATCGGTATTGGGGTTTACTATCCCCTTCACCGTTACTCGAGGCTGGCATCTTATCGTCCAGATCTACTGGTTCTTTATGGCCTGGGTCGGCTACACCCTCTTCTTCCTGCCCAGGATTTCGAAGGTCCCGAACGGACAGCGGTTCCTGATCAACCTGCTCTTTACGCTATGTGTCATCGTGGGCGCAGGCGCGCTGTTTGGCATCTATTTCGGACATACGGGGTGGTTTGCTAACGACGAGATGGCCTACTGGTTCGGGAGCCAGGGTTGGGAGTTCCTGGAGCTCGGGCGATTCTGGCATATTCTTATGCTGTCCTCGTTCTGTCTCTGGGTCTTCATCATCTTCCGCGCCGTGAGGCCGTGGCTCACGAGCCAGAATATGTGGTCCGTGCCGGCCTGGCTGTTCTATGGCAGCGGCATGATGGTGCTGTTCCTGTTCTTCGGGTTGTTCATGACCCCGACGCAGAACTTCGCCATTGCGGACTACTGGCGGTGGATGAACATCCATATGTGGGTTGAGGTGACCTTCGAAGTGTTCACCACCTGTATCATTGGGTACATGCTGGTGCAGATGGGTCTGGTGAACCGGGCCATGGCCGAGCGGGTGATCTTCCTGGCGGTCATGATGTTCCTCGTCACCGCCCTGATCGGCATCTCTCACAACTTCTACTGGATCGCCAAGCCAACAGGGATCATTGCACTGGGCAGCGTCTTCTCCACCATGCAGGTGTTGCCTCTGCTCTTGATCACCCTGGATGCCTGGAAGATGCGGACGGAGCGGATCAAGGCCCATGAGGCCGTTGCCGAGGGCAAGCAGCGCTTCGTGATGGACGGCGTCTGGACGTTCATCCTCGCTGTCAACTTCTGGAATATCTTCGGCGCGGGCATCATGGGCTCGATGATCAACCTGCCCATCGTCAACTACTATGAGCATGGTACCTACCTCACTGGTAGTCATGCGCATGCCGCCATGTTCGGCGTCAAAGGCAACATCGCGATTGCCGGTATGCTGTTTGCCTGCCAGCATCTGTTCCAGCGCTCTGCCTGGAATGAGAAGCTGATCAAAACCATATTTTGGTCGCTGCAGATCGGCTTGAGCCTGATGATAGGATTGGATCTGTTCCCGATCGGTCTGTACCAGGTAGCGACCGTCTTCAAGGAAGGCCTCTGGGCCGCACGAGCGCAGTCACACGTAACGGATAGCGTGTGGGTTACTTTGACGTGGCTGCGCACGATCGGTGGAGCGATCTTCCTCTTTGGAGGCGTATTGCCGCTAGCCTGGTTCATTCTGTCCAGGGGAACCCGGATGGTCCGCGAGGCCGCCACAGTTGAGGAAGGCGAGTGGACAATCTACGATAAGGAGAAGGCGAAGGAGCGGGAATCTTGGGCTGCTTCTGATGAGGCCTTCTAGTCTGAGGATCTAGGTAGGTAAGTCACACTGCACTTCGATACCCCCCAGTACAGCAGAAATGCTGTGCTGGGGGGTATCGCTTTTCGCGCAGGTAGTTTCGCGTGAGGTCTGGATTCGTTCCGAAATGTCTGCGGAAGCCTTAGGCGTGGCGACCAGACGACGGCGTTACTTGCCCCAGTCGCGGGGGTAGCGGAAGTCGCGGTCGATGGTGCGGGCAGAGATTTTGGCGATGAGAGGCAGGCGCCGCTTGTACTGAGAGGCCTGGACCTTAGTGAGAACGGCTCTGACGAATCGCTCCTCAAAGCCAGCGGCAATGAGCTCAGAGATTTCGCAACGGCGATCCACCATGAGATAGAGGATCCGATCAACCTCCTCGTAGGTAAAGCCAAGTTCCGCCTCGTCGGTCTGCCCAACCCAGAGGTCGCCGCTGGGCGCCTTTCGGACGATGACCTCCGGGATACCCATGTGGCGCGCCAAGTGCCGGATCTGGGTCTTATACAGGTCACCCAGGGGATTGATGGCGCTGGCCATGTCTCCATACAGCGTGCCGTATCCCAACAACAGCTCCGTCTTGTTGCTGGTCCCCAGGACCAGGGCCTTGAGCTTGGCCGAATGATCGAAAAGGATGGTCATCCGCTCGCGGGCCATCTTGTTGCCACGGCGAACGTGATCGGATTCCGGGAACCGTTCGAAGTAGGCGTCCACCATCGGCGTAATCTCGATAACGTCAGATTGGATGCCCAGTTGCTTCACCACCAGTTCGGCGTGCTCCCGGCTCTCCGGACTGCTGGTCCGGTACGGCATCATGAGGGCCCAGACATTCTCGGCGCCGAGGGCCTTGGCCCCGAGATAGGCGGACAGTGCTGAATCCACCCCGCCGGAAAGCCCAACCACGATACGGCTGAACCCGGTCTTTCGGACCTCGTTGGCAATGAATCCAGTCAGGATATGTTGGACGAATTCGCAGTGTAAAGAGAGACCGATCACCTGACCCCCTCCCTTCTTACCCGCTCGAGCTCTCGAAGTGTGACATCCAACCGCTCATCTCGAAGCAATGGATTTACCGTTCTGGCCCGGCGCACCTCTGCGGGATCGATCTCGACCACCAGGATCTCCTCGCTGAGGTACTCTGCCTTGGCCACCGGCTCGCCGGAGGGGGTGATCACCTCTGAGCCTCCCCAAAAGCAAGCCCCATCTTCGTAACCGACCCGATTCGCGAAGAGGACATAGCAGGTAAAGAGTTGGGCATAGGCCCGATTGATCGTTTCCCAGGCCCTAGCGTTCGCGAAAGATTTGCCCTCCTCCAGACCCCCGCGACCCGGACTGGCAGAGGGAGAGATGAGGATCTCCATCCCATCGATGGAGGCAACATACGCCGCCGAGGGATGCCACATGTCCTCGCAGATCAGGATCGCAGACCGACCGACCCTCGCGCGAAATGTCCTGATCTGGCCGCCTTCCGCAAGATACCGTTGCTCATCGAAGATCCCGTACGTGGGCAAGTAGACCTTGCGGTGAACGTGCTGAATTTCACCCATTGAGAGATAAATGGCGGCATTGTAGAATAGGTGTTCTGACGACTCCTCAACTAGTCCAACAACGAGATCGATGCGTTGGCTTAGATCTCTGAGCCTTCCGAGGATGGGACTGGTCATGGGAAGGGCCACGGATGAAACGAGGTCCTTGAGGAAGTATCCGGTCAGGCTCAGCTCAGGAAAGACCAGCAGGCTGGCGCCACGGCGAATCGCCTCTTCAGCCGTCTTTTCATGTAGGGCCAGGTTCCGCTCCAGATCGCCGAGAGCGGGGTTAATCTGTGCTAGGGCGATGGTGTGTCGGCTCACGTTCCTCTACTCCATACGTCAGACAAGGCCAGACTGCGATAGATGGCTTCCATGCTGGGTGACAAAGGGCCGCCCCGTGATTGATAGACGAACAGAGGGGTAAGGATCTGCAGCCCTGGCCGTCCGTCTCGTCGCGCCTCGACCAGGCTCAGTTCCGCCTCGGCGCCAGGGTAGGAATATACCAGTTGTAACTTTTTCGGTTCTAACCGATTAGCCCTGAGGTCGCTCAGCAGCTCGACGAGCCGCGAGGCATGGTAGATCAGGCACGCTCTCCCCTTGGGGGCGAGCACATATCGGATGGCCGCAACCGCCCCTTGAAGGGTAGCGGTCAGCTCATGCTTGGCCTGTCGGATCTCTGGATCCGGGCTGAGCCGCCCTCTGCCGAGCTCTCGATACGGTGGGTTGCAGAGAACCATATCAAAACCCGCCGTTGGCAGTAACCCTTTAATCTGACGGAGGTCGCCCTCCACGATCTCGATGCGGCCCTGT belongs to Candidatus Methylomirabilis limnetica and includes:
- a CDS encoding tRNA1(Val) (adenine(37)-N6)-methyltransferase, whose product is MNGAIQQGKADPASVLVCDTSTIPAPQTDSWLGKGESLDDLGISGLKVLQSLTGFRHSMDALLLAQWAVPRSTDRILELGCGNGAITFLLAHRHPRVRIVGLEVQPALADRARRGARLNGLQGRIEIVEGDLRQIKGLLPTAGFDMVLCNPPYRELGRGRLSPDPEIRQAKHELTATLQGAVAAIRYVLAPKGRACLIYHASRLVELLSDLRANRLEPKKLQLVYSYPGAEAELSLVEARRDGRPGLQILTPLFVYQSRGGPLSPSMEAIYRSLALSDVWSRGT
- a CDS encoding nitrilase-related carbon-nitrogen hydrolase, with the translated sequence MSRHTIALAQINPALGDLERNLALHEKTAEEAIRRGASLLVFPELSLTGYFLKDLVSSVALPMTSPILGRLRDLSQRIDLVVGLVEESSEHLFYNAAIYLSMGEIQHVHRKVYLPTYGIFDEQRYLAEGGQIRTFRARVGRSAILICEDMWHPSAAYVASIDGMEILISPSASPGRGGLEEGKSFANARAWETINRAYAQLFTCYVLFANRVGYEDGACFWGGSEVITPSGEPVAKAEYLSEEILVVEIDPAEVRRARTVNPLLRDERLDVTLRELERVRREGVR
- a CDS encoding NAD+ synthase is translated as MIGLSLHCEFVQHILTGFIANEVRKTGFSRIVVGLSGGVDSALSAYLGAKALGAENVWALMMPYRTSSPESREHAELVVKQLGIQSDVIEITPMVDAYFERFPESDHVRRGNKMARERMTILFDHSAKLKALVLGTSNKTELLLGYGTLYGDMASAINPLGDLYKTQIRHLARHMGIPEVIVRKAPSGDLWVGQTDEAELGFTYEEVDRILYLMVDRRCEISELIAAGFEERFVRAVLTKVQASQYKRRLPLIAKISARTIDRDFRYPRDWGK
- a CDS encoding nitric-oxide reductase large subunit, coding for MSPHPSTPVSKAKVYRTFAQALLIKKYWWLHALIVGLISVVGLIALGVWTYASAPPLVNFVAVSNSGTVVIPEWEIQRGKQVFFLKGLMTYGSFWGDGGERGPDYTAEALHHTSVSMRKYYSAEIVKSRPLTQDDLGMIDSRVKREIHTNLYDEKAGVIALNDAQIFAYQELITHYTRTFTDATYEEAFMKGRIENHISNPADLKALASFFFWGGWVSGANRPGEDYSYTHNWPPDQSVNNYPTFPTYLWSFISIFVLFAGTMLVLYIYGEMKTLPGEPFNGRDWSLTTVDLENKGDAYVRPTQRATYKFFAFAVILFLVQILAGILSAEDFVGGGPGSFLATSVLGFTIPFTVTRGWHLIVQIYWFFMAWVGYTLFFLPRISKVPNGQRFLINLLFTLCVIVGAGALFGIYFGHTGWFANDEMAYWFGSQGWEFLELGRFWHILMLSSFCLWVFIIFRAVRPWLTSQNMWSVPAWLFYGSGMMVLFLFFGLFMTPTQNFAIADYWRWMNIHMWVEVTFEVFTTCIIGYMLVQMGLVNRAMAERVIFLAVMMFLVTALIGISHNFYWIAKPTGIIALGSVFSTMQVLPLLLITLDAWKMRTERIKAHEAVAEGKQRFVMDGVWTFILAVNFWNIFGAGIMGSMINLPIVNYYEHGTYLTGSHAHAAMFGVKGNIAIAGMLFACQHLFQRSAWNEKLIKTIFWSLQIGLSLMIGLDLFPIGLYQVATVFKEGLWAARAQSHVTDSVWVTLTWLRTIGGAIFLFGGVLPLAWFILSRGTRMVREAATVEEGEWTIYDKEKAKERESWAASDEAF